The following proteins are co-located in the Haloplanus sp. HW8-1 genome:
- a CDS encoding autophagy-related protein 17, with protein MDVDPMDTARAEPDRTEETTEAEATANIVATDGETDDAADGAEIDDVADGAETDDAADGAEIDDVADGAETDDVDAVEPLTITLPDGSESVSEAILSHRRMLTNPADHGLVSADEADEVLDTIEELAEEVPEDLRDDLADLEASVEGLTERLDRQDRQIGELQETVESLADILGASVEFQHRDGA; from the coding sequence ATGGACGTAGATCCCATGGACACGGCTCGCGCCGAACCGGACCGTACCGAAGAGACGACCGAGGCCGAAGCGACGGCCAACATCGTCGCGACGGACGGGGAGACCGACGACGCCGCGGACGGAGCGGAGATCGACGACGTCGCGGACGGAGCGGAGACCGACGACGCCGCGGACGGAGCGGAGATCGACGACGTCGCGGACGGAGCGGAGACCGACGACGTCGACGCGGTCGAACCTCTGACGATCACGTTGCCGGACGGAAGCGAGAGCGTCTCGGAGGCGATTCTCTCTCACCGGCGGATGCTGACGAACCCGGCGGACCACGGACTGGTGTCGGCCGACGAGGCCGACGAGGTACTCGATACCATCGAGGAACTCGCCGAGGAGGTCCCCGAGGACCTTCGCGACGACCTGGCGGACCTCGAAGCGTCAGTCGAGGGGCTGACGGAGCGACTCGACCGACAGGATCGGCAGATCGGGGAACTCCAAGAGACGGTCGAGTCGCTCGCGGACATCCTGGGGGCGTCGGTCGAGTTCCAGCACCGCGACGGGGCGTAG
- a CDS encoding CehA/McbA family metallohydrolase yields MNQTTIRIDPHVHSEASYDGHDPVELLLEQAAEIGLDGIVVTDHDVIHASLRAAELAPEYGLLGIPGVEVSTEVGHLLAIGVTEMPPRRAPLGETVAWVRDHGGVAVVPHPFQRSRHGIPRRHLGDCDAIEVFNSWLFTGFRNRRARRFATEHDYPALAASDAHSVPHVGRAYTELVIDDVDRATLDGEAVLAAIRDGEMRMRGRRQPIAASAHHYAVGSARKSGYYAKLGALKGRAAARAGALRGAQLVADLAVR; encoded by the coding sequence GTGAATCAGACGACGATCCGGATCGATCCGCACGTCCACTCCGAGGCCTCCTACGACGGTCACGACCCCGTCGAGTTACTGCTGGAGCAGGCGGCCGAGATCGGACTGGACGGGATCGTCGTCACCGATCACGACGTGATCCACGCGTCACTGCGGGCGGCGGAACTCGCCCCCGAGTACGGACTGCTCGGCATCCCCGGGGTGGAGGTGTCGACGGAGGTGGGCCACCTGCTGGCCATCGGCGTCACGGAGATGCCGCCGCGGCGTGCGCCCCTCGGCGAAACCGTCGCGTGGGTGCGCGACCACGGCGGCGTAGCGGTCGTCCCCCACCCGTTCCAGCGGTCGCGACACGGGATCCCGCGACGACACCTCGGCGACTGTGACGCCATCGAGGTGTTCAACTCGTGGCTGTTCACCGGCTTTCGCAACCGGCGGGCGCGGCGATTCGCCACGGAACACGACTATCCGGCCCTCGCCGCCAGCGACGCCCACTCGGTGCCCCACGTGGGGCGGGCGTACACGGAACTCGTCATCGACGACGTCGACCGGGCGACCCTCGACGGCGAGGCGGTCCTCGCGGCGATCCGCGACGGGGAGATGCGGATGCGCGGGCGGCGACAACCCATCGCCGCCTCGGCGCACCACTACGCCGTCGGATCGGCGCGCAAGAGCGGCTACTACGCGAAACTCGGCGCGCTCAAGGGACGGGCGGCGGCCAGGGCGGGCGCGCTCCGCGGGGCGCAACTGGTGGCCGATCTCGCCGTCCGCTGA
- a CDS encoding GldG family protein — MWWREAGKRIAVLALTVVVVVAGAAIVPALLSEPDTETSLENPEYAPAEIAPDPLPATGTIDADPGPDATTNGTVLIDRGHANRFTRADIEPLVDALIRQGFDVEFYTSGDLATALEDVDAFLVIDPGAEYPAGDVDDVRQFTGNGGHLVMVGEPDRTAISSSLFGTSIQTQQSQLTTLASSYGMSVDTQYLYNQEHADGTFKHVVARPTGEADLGDIERTTMYTAAAVTVDEGTVLLRSAPNTHKSGSDEVTGEYAVAVRSNNAVLLGDKTFLRGDRFNVADNERFVAYLAEFVLRGEHRPRGDDEGKSDDEDGPPPADDGATTATATPTPTPETTSTPTPEPVVED; from the coding sequence ATGTGGTGGCGTGAGGCGGGGAAACGGATCGCGGTGCTGGCGCTTACCGTCGTCGTCGTCGTGGCCGGCGCGGCGATCGTACCGGCGCTGCTCTCGGAGCCCGACACGGAAACGAGCCTCGAGAACCCCGAGTACGCACCGGCCGAGATCGCACCCGACCCCCTCCCCGCGACGGGGACGATCGACGCCGACCCCGGTCCCGACGCCACTACGAACGGGACGGTCCTCATCGACCGGGGGCACGCCAACCGCTTTACACGCGCCGACATCGAACCGCTGGTCGACGCGCTGATCCGTCAAGGCTTCGACGTGGAGTTCTACACGAGCGGTGATCTGGCGACGGCCCTCGAGGACGTCGACGCGTTCCTCGTGATCGATCCAGGGGCGGAGTATCCCGCGGGCGACGTGGACGACGTGCGGCAGTTCACCGGGAACGGTGGCCACCTGGTGATGGTCGGCGAACCGGATCGGACCGCCATCAGCAGTAGCCTCTTCGGCACCTCGATCCAGACCCAACAGAGCCAGCTCACGACGCTCGCGTCCAGTTACGGGATGAGCGTCGACACGCAGTACCTGTACAACCAGGAACACGCCGACGGCACGTTCAAACACGTCGTCGCGCGACCGACGGGCGAGGCGGACCTCGGCGACATCGAGCGGACGACGATGTACACCGCGGCGGCCGTCACCGTCGACGAGGGGACGGTCCTGCTTCGGAGCGCGCCGAACACCCACAAGTCGGGCAGCGACGAGGTAACCGGCGAGTACGCAGTGGCCGTGCGTTCGAACAACGCGGTGTTGCTCGGCGACAAGACCTTCCTGCGCGGTGATCGGTTCAACGTGGCCGACAACGAGCGGTTCGTCGCCTACCTCGCTGAGTTCGTCCTCCGGGGCGAGCATCGGCCTCGGGGAGACGACGAGGGCAAGAGCGACGACGAGGACGGACCGCCGCCGGCGGACGACGGGGCGACCACCGCGACGGCCACACCGACCCCCACGCCGGAGACGACGTCGACACCGACGCCGGAACCGGTCGTCGAGGACTGA
- a CDS encoding aminotransferase class IV, producing MQYHVNGRLVPEGEATVRVDDRGFRYGDAAFETLRAYGGTVFEWAAHRDRLVGTCETLGMGGAVPADLRDRIRATLDANDLADAYVRVSVTRGVQAGKLTPDPEVEPSVVVIVKPLPRGGVEGDPVWDGPAAVRTVERRRIPESAMPADAKTHNYLDGILARLELRGSGADEALVRDTDGFVAEGATSNVFFVDDGVLKTPALSGPILPGVTRAVVLELATAADVPVETDAYGVDTVREADEAFLTNTTWEVRPVAAVDGVAVGGGPVTDRLAAAFDRRVEMRHYRRE from the coding sequence ATGCAGTACCACGTAAACGGCCGTCTCGTCCCCGAAGGGGAAGCGACAGTACGGGTCGACGACCGCGGCTTCCGTTACGGCGACGCGGCGTTCGAGACTCTCAGGGCGTACGGGGGAACGGTCTTCGAGTGGGCGGCCCACCGCGACCGACTCGTCGGGACCTGCGAGACGCTCGGGATGGGCGGGGCCGTTCCGGCGGACCTCCGGGACCGCATCCGGGCGACGCTGGACGCGAACGACCTGGCGGACGCCTACGTCCGCGTCTCGGTGACCCGCGGCGTACAGGCCGGCAAACTCACGCCGGATCCCGAGGTGGAGCCGTCGGTCGTCGTCATCGTCAAGCCGCTCCCCCGGGGTGGCGTCGAGGGGGACCCGGTCTGGGACGGCCCGGCGGCGGTGCGGACGGTCGAGCGGCGACGGATCCCGGAGTCGGCGATGCCGGCCGACGCCAAGACGCACAACTACCTCGACGGAATCCTGGCACGACTGGAACTGCGGGGAAGCGGTGCCGACGAGGCACTCGTCCGCGATACGGACGGGTTCGTCGCGGAAGGGGCGACGAGCAACGTCTTCTTCGTCGACGACGGTGTCCTGAAGACGCCCGCCCTTTCGGGACCGATCCTGCCGGGCGTGACCCGAGCGGTCGTCCTCGAACTCGCGACGGCAGCGGACGTTCCAGTGGAGACGGACGCCTACGGCGTCGACACGGTCCGCGAGGCCGACGAGGCGTTCCTCACGAACACGACGTGGGAGGTCAGGCCCGTGGCGGCCGTCGACGGTGTCGCCGTCGGCGGCGGCCCGGTGACCGATCGGCTCGCGGCGGCGTTCGACCGGCGGGTCGAGATGCGACACTACCGTCGGGAGTGA
- the pabB gene encoding aminodeoxychorismate synthase, component I — translation MDTATGGEDRSVTPSVETSLDVFRTAAAGAPTNARVPVEVTVDLDPFEAYRRARGAAPSVFFETSGGRSGWGYFGVDPDFVREVTDDEALDAVTELVDAESLVRGECAIPYPGGFFGWLSYDVAREIEALPSTTVDDRGLPRLQLARYTCLAAWRASESTLRFVATPRVGDDPDAAYETGLDRALELADAAQTGDPSVGEPSTTGPVTFRSSCDRAAYGDRVRRVKGYVRDGDTFQANVSHRLTAPAAVHPVEAFAALRTVNPAPYSGLIEFPGVDLVSASPELLLDRNGDRLETEPIAGTRPRGEDAAADRRLRTDLRNDEKERAEHAMLVDLERNDLGKVSEYGSVTVDEYRRIDRYSEVFHLVSTVSGRLHRSYDLGDAIGALFPGGTITGAPKPRTMEIIDEVEHHRRGPYTGSMAAIGFDGRATLNIIIRTLVRYGDEYHLRVGGGVVHDSVPDREYDETLAKARALITAVDTALGDDAEMDVGVSAR, via the coding sequence ATGGACACAGCCACCGGCGGGGAGGACCGTTCCGTGACCCCGTCGGTCGAGACGTCGCTCGACGTGTTCCGTACGGCAGCCGCGGGGGCGCCAACGAACGCCCGCGTTCCGGTCGAGGTGACCGTCGACCTCGACCCGTTCGAGGCCTACCGCCGGGCGCGCGGGGCGGCGCCCTCGGTGTTCTTCGAGACGTCGGGCGGGCGGTCGGGGTGGGGCTACTTCGGCGTCGATCCGGACTTCGTGCGCGAGGTGACCGACGACGAAGCGCTCGACGCCGTCACCGAACTGGTCGACGCGGAGTCGCTGGTCCGCGGGGAGTGTGCGATCCCCTATCCCGGTGGCTTCTTCGGGTGGCTCTCCTACGACGTCGCCCGGGAGATCGAGGCCCTCCCGTCGACGACCGTCGACGACCGCGGACTCCCGCGCCTCCAGTTGGCGCGGTACACCTGTCTCGCCGCGTGGCGGGCGAGCGAGTCGACGCTGCGATTCGTCGCGACCCCGAGAGTGGGCGACGACCCGGACGCCGCCTACGAGACAGGGCTGGACCGGGCGCTCGAACTGGCCGACGCGGCGCAGACGGGCGATCCGTCCGTCGGCGAACCGTCGACCACGGGGCCCGTCACCTTCCGGAGTTCCTGTGACCGCGCCGCCTACGGCGACCGGGTGCGGCGGGTCAAGGGGTACGTCCGGGACGGCGACACGTTTCAGGCGAACGTCTCGCACCGACTGACCGCGCCGGCCGCGGTCCACCCGGTCGAGGCCTTCGCCGCGCTCCGCACGGTGAATCCGGCGCCGTACTCGGGACTGATCGAGTTCCCGGGCGTGGATCTGGTGAGTGCGAGTCCGGAACTCCTCCTCGACCGGAACGGGGACCGCCTGGAGACGGAACCCATCGCGGGCACCCGACCCCGCGGCGAGGACGCGGCGGCGGATCGCCGACTGCGGACCGACCTCCGGAACGACGAAAAAGAGCGGGCGGAACACGCGATGCTGGTCGACCTCGAACGCAACGACTTGGGGAAAGTGAGCGAGTACGGATCGGTTACCGTCGACGAGTACCGCCGGATCGACCGCTACTCGGAGGTGTTCCACCTCGTCTCGACGGTCTCGGGGCGTCTCCACAGGAGCTACGACCTCGGGGACGCCATCGGTGCGCTGTTTCCCGGCGGGACGATCACGGGCGCGCCGAAGCCGCGGACGATGGAGATCATCGACGAGGTGGAGCACCATCGCCGCGGGCCGTACACGGGGAGCATGGCTGCCATCGGCTTCGACGGTCGCGCGACGCTCAACATCATCATCCGGACGCTGGTCCGGTACGGGGACGAGTATCACCTGCGGGTGGGCGGCGGGGTCGTCCACGACTCGGTGCCCGACCGGGAGTACGACGAGACGCTGGCGAAGGCGCGGGCGCTGATCACCGCCGTCGATACCGCACTCGGCGACGACGCGGAGATGGACGTGGGGGTGAGCGCACGGTGA
- a CDS encoding S49 family peptidase, with amino-acid sequence MASRIRALLSRIARSYVLFVAVGVVVGLALAPVAWNATSTEGTVAVVPLSGTIDGSTSAGVSSMLQQARNDPDVKAVVLLVNSGGGGAAASEELYLQSKRTAAEMPLVTSVDAAAASGAYYTIAPSDRIYAKPSSTLGSVGVLATAPTELEPTDLVATTGPNKLTGGDAREFNYILESLGSAFIGAVFEQRGDRLELTRTELEQARIYSGTQAVRNGLADDIGGRQAAIEHAADEAGLDRYDVRMMRPDGTARFLSRSNYIASTAPDKEMVSTEYLYGEDPSGPVFLMVPATYLDASNDDGEVRAPDTEGDGPSDRRLPADGNRTVAGDGGTPEPAAAVGGSHVVA; translated from the coding sequence ATGGCGAGCAGAATCAGAGCCCTCCTGTCGCGGATCGCACGCTCGTACGTGCTGTTCGTGGCCGTGGGCGTGGTCGTGGGACTCGCACTGGCCCCGGTAGCGTGGAACGCCACGTCCACCGAGGGGACGGTGGCGGTCGTCCCCCTCTCGGGGACCATCGACGGGTCGACCTCGGCGGGCGTCTCCTCCATGCTCCAACAGGCCCGTAACGATCCCGACGTGAAGGCCGTCGTGTTGCTCGTGAACAGCGGGGGTGGTGGCGCTGCCGCCAGCGAGGAGTTGTATCTCCAGTCCAAGCGGACGGCGGCGGAGATGCCCCTCGTGACCAGCGTGGACGCCGCCGCGGCCTCGGGTGCGTACTACACCATCGCGCCGAGTGACCGCATCTACGCCAAACCGTCGTCGACGCTCGGGAGCGTGGGAGTGCTGGCGACCGCACCGACGGAACTCGAACCGACGGATCTGGTCGCAACGACCGGACCGAACAAACTGACCGGCGGCGACGCCCGGGAGTTCAACTACATCCTGGAGTCGCTGGGCAGCGCCTTCATCGGCGCGGTCTTCGAACAGCGGGGCGACCGGCTGGAACTCACGCGGACGGAACTCGAACAGGCGCGCATCTACAGCGGGACACAGGCGGTCCGGAACGGGCTCGCCGACGACATCGGTGGGCGACAGGCGGCGATCGAACACGCGGCCGACGAGGCCGGACTCGACCGCTACGACGTGCGGATGATGCGCCCCGACGGCACCGCACGCTTCCTCTCGCGGTCGAACTACATCGCGTCGACAGCCCCGGACAAGGAGATGGTCTCGACGGAGTATCTCTACGGCGAGGATCCGTCCGGACCGGTGTTCCTGATGGTGCCCGCGACGTATCTCGACGCCTCGAACGACGACGGGGAGGTGCGTGCCCCCGACACCGAGGGAGACGGCCCCTCGGACCGGCGACTGCCGGCCGACGGCAACCGGACGGTAGCCGGTGACGGCGGGACACCGGAACCGGCCGCCGCTGTAGGAGGGTCACATGTGGTGGCGTGA
- a CDS encoding anthranilate synthase component II, with protein sequence MRVLVVDNYDSFAYNLVQYVGEVAGEVLVRRNDAVDVAGIRRIDPDAIVVSPGPGTPRDAGVSMPVFADLDYPTLGVCLGHQALCAVHGADVGHAPEVVHGKRSTITHDGTGVFAGLPERIEVGRYHSLAVAPGEVPAALVETAHTDDEEGVVMGVRHRTKPHVGVQFHPESILTDGGQQLVRNFLDSNRCSTT encoded by the coding sequence ATGCGGGTGTTGGTCGTCGACAACTACGACTCCTTCGCGTACAACCTCGTCCAGTACGTCGGCGAGGTGGCTGGAGAGGTGCTCGTCCGTCGGAACGACGCGGTGGACGTCGCGGGAATCCGGCGGATCGACCCGGACGCCATCGTCGTCTCACCGGGACCCGGGACGCCGCGGGACGCCGGCGTATCGATGCCGGTCTTCGCCGACCTCGACTATCCCACCCTCGGCGTCTGTCTCGGCCACCAGGCGCTCTGTGCGGTCCACGGCGCCGACGTGGGGCACGCACCCGAGGTGGTCCACGGCAAGCGGTCGACGATCACCCACGACGGGACGGGCGTCTTCGCCGGCCTTCCGGAGCGCATCGAGGTGGGGCGGTACCACTCGCTGGCCGTCGCCCCCGGGGAGGTCCCCGCGGCGCTGGTGGAAACGGCCCACACCGACGACGAGGAGGGCGTCGTGATGGGCGTCCGCCACCGGACGAAACCACACGTCGGCGTGCAGTTTCACCCCGAGAGCATTCTGACCGACGGCGGGCAGCAACTCGTCCGCAACTTCCTGGATTCGAACCGATGCAGTACCACGTAA
- a CDS encoding dihydrodipicolinate synthase family protein, with translation MPTAPADSNYGTTLVPTITPFSEGSVDADAVADVAEFVLKNGADGLVPCGTTGEFASLTDAEYETVVRTSVAAADGAPVLPGAASSSVAGTLDRIDTAADCGADAVLVVLPYFHGENGTGGNERFLREVLDGSDLPVILYNIPSCVGQSIDADLVEAVADHPNLAGMKDTSGDLTHFIEVIRRTDEEFHLFQGFDSQLVPGVSLGATGGINAVSNFLPEAMNGAIEAAVAGDLDRARDLQVNHIGPVFGSSVEYGFASTAKAGLVERDVIDDDAVRPPLVELDDEQVATVRKLIDGTVGARVE, from the coding sequence ATGCCGACTGCACCCGCAGACTCGAACTACGGCACCACACTGGTTCCGACGATAACTCCCTTCTCGGAGGGCTCGGTGGACGCCGACGCGGTGGCCGACGTCGCGGAGTTCGTCCTGAAAAACGGGGCCGACGGGCTCGTCCCCTGTGGGACGACCGGCGAGTTCGCGAGCCTCACCGACGCGGAGTACGAGACGGTCGTCCGGACGAGCGTCGCGGCCGCGGACGGCGCACCCGTCCTTCCGGGTGCCGCGTCGTCGAGTGTCGCCGGCACACTCGATCGGATCGACACCGCCGCGGACTGTGGCGCCGACGCCGTCCTCGTCGTCCTGCCGTACTTCCATGGCGAGAACGGGACCGGTGGCAACGAACGGTTCCTTCGTGAGGTCCTCGACGGGAGCGACCTCCCGGTGATCCTCTACAACATCCCCTCCTGTGTGGGGCAGTCGATCGACGCGGATCTGGTCGAAGCGGTCGCGGACCACCCCAATCTCGCGGGGATGAAAGACACCAGCGGCGACCTCACACACTTCATCGAGGTCATCCGTCGGACGGACGAGGAGTTCCACCTGTTCCAGGGGTTCGACAGCCAACTCGTCCCCGGGGTGTCGCTGGGCGCCACCGGCGGGATCAACGCCGTGTCGAACTTCCTCCCGGAGGCGATGAACGGAGCTATCGAGGCGGCGGTGGCCGGCGACCTCGACCGCGCCCGTGACTTGCAGGTGAACCACATCGGCCCCGTCTTCGGTTCGTCGGTCGAGTACGGGTTCGCCTCGACCGCGAAGGCGGGACTGGTCGAGCGGGACGTCATCGACGACGACGCGGTCCGGCCGCCTCTGGTCGAACTGGACGACGAGCAGGTGGCGACGGTGCGGAAGCTGATCGACGGGACGGTCGGCGCCCGCGTGGAGTAG
- a CDS encoding DUF5813 family protein yields the protein MGEASGRVTRAFRDHEMFDRLDDGRFEATTTAFDAVVTATEREGRIDYAIEVRAPSLSTAVEGDVAAVVEEGWLETFERRVADADGVVSGDHDLEPAVRLTDTEVIVETAFTDIDERRGVDDVAVVVNYVEGTYVQGIIPGYDYTGPVARLVDRARQGADA from the coding sequence ATGGGCGAGGCATCCGGACGAGTGACGCGGGCGTTTCGCGACCACGAAATGTTCGACCGCCTCGACGACGGTCGGTTCGAGGCGACGACGACGGCATTCGACGCGGTCGTGACGGCGACCGAACGTGAGGGACGGATCGACTACGCGATCGAGGTCCGGGCGCCGTCGCTCTCGACGGCCGTCGAGGGCGACGTGGCCGCGGTCGTCGAAGAGGGGTGGCTGGAGACGTTCGAGCGCCGCGTGGCGGACGCCGACGGCGTCGTCAGCGGCGACCACGACCTCGAACCGGCGGTCCGACTGACGGACACGGAGGTGATCGTCGAGACGGCGTTCACCGACATCGACGAACGGCGGGGCGTCGACGACGTCGCCGTCGTCGTCAACTACGTCGAGGGGACGTACGTCCAGGGGATCATTCCGGGGTACGACTACACGGGACCGGTGGCTCGACTCGTCGACCGCGCACGGCAGGGCGCCGACGCGTAG
- the tmk gene encoding dTMP kinase: MLITLEGLDGSGKTTAWRALRDRYPGAVFTREPTDSWYGEAVRRSIDDEDADPLAELFLYMADHADHLSRVIRPALAEGSLVVSDRYSDSRIAYQAATLSDADVPDPFEYVRSIHDPVSRPPDATLYLDVDPETAAERSGGTNKFEHVDHLRAVRERYERLLADEPERFVRIDATRPQAAVLDDVTDAVDRLV; encoded by the coding sequence ATGCTCATCACCCTGGAGGGTCTCGACGGGAGCGGCAAGACGACCGCGTGGCGGGCGCTCCGCGACCGGTACCCCGGTGCCGTGTTCACGCGCGAACCGACCGATTCGTGGTACGGCGAGGCCGTCCGCCGCTCCATCGACGACGAGGACGCCGATCCGCTCGCCGAACTCTTCCTCTATATGGCCGACCACGCCGACCACCTCTCGCGGGTGATCCGGCCAGCGCTGGCCGAGGGCTCGCTCGTCGTCTCGGATCGCTACTCGGACTCCCGGATCGCGTACCAGGCCGCGACGCTTTCCGACGCCGACGTTCCCGACCCCTTCGAGTACGTCCGGTCGATCCACGACCCCGTCTCGCGTCCGCCGGACGCGACGCTCTATCTCGACGTGGACCCCGAGACGGCCGCCGAGCGGAGCGGCGGGACGAACAAGTTCGAACACGTCGACCACCTCCGGGCGGTACGGGAGAGGTACGAGCGGCTACTGGCCGACGAACCGGAGCGGTTCGTCCGCATCGACGCCACGCGCCCGCAGGCCGCCGTCCTCGACGACGTGACGGACGCCGTCGACCGACTGGTTTAG
- a CDS encoding peptidylprolyl isomerase gives MSNPTATLRTTHGDITVELFAERAPRTVENFVNLAEHDPAANDDPGPETTTWEDPETGEIRGDALYDDVPFHRIISEFMLQCGDPTGTGRGGPGYTFDDEFHDELRHDGAGVLSMANRGPNTNGSQFFITLDAQPHLDGDHAVFGEVVDGMDVVEEIGSVRTDPNDQPTEDVRLTSVDVDR, from the coding sequence ATGAGCAATCCGACTGCGACCCTGCGGACGACACACGGAGACATCACGGTCGAACTGTTCGCGGAGCGGGCACCGAGGACGGTCGAGAACTTCGTCAACCTCGCGGAACACGATCCCGCCGCGAACGACGATCCCGGCCCCGAGACGACGACGTGGGAGGACCCCGAGACGGGCGAGATCCGGGGCGACGCGCTGTACGACGACGTTCCCTTCCACCGGATCATCTCCGAGTTCATGCTCCAGTGTGGGGATCCGACGGGCACCGGCCGCGGCGGGCCGGGCTACACTTTCGACGACGAGTTCCACGACGAACTCCGACACGACGGTGCGGGCGTCCTCTCGATGGCGAACCGCGGCCCGAACACCAACGGGTCGCAGTTTTTCATCACGCTCGACGCCCAGCCGCATCTCGACGGTGACCACGCCGTCTTCGGCGAGGTCGTCGACGGGATGGACGTCGTCGAGGAGATCGGCTCGGTTCGGACGGACCCGAACGACCAGCCGACCGAAGACGTGCGCTTGACGTCCGTGGATGTGGATCGCTGA